In the genome of Coregonus clupeaformis isolate EN_2021a chromosome 1, ASM2061545v1, whole genome shotgun sequence, one region contains:
- the rufy2 gene encoding RUN and FYVE domain-containing protein 2 isoform X3: protein MYSPQSLHRWGITHSESMERLAYSQALRDPMSMERANLLNMAKLSIKGLIESALSFGRTLDSDYPPLQQFFVVMEHCLKHGLKVKKSFLGYNKSLWGPLEMVEKLCPEAGEIAASVRDLPGLKTPLGRARAWLRLALMQKRLADYLRLLITRKDLLSDFYDNSAVMVEEEGAVIVGLLVGLNVIDANLCVKGEDLDTQVGVIDFSMYLKNDIDDYRSGERNGQIAAILDQKNYVEELNRQLNSSVHGLQGRVDNLEKSNSKLIEELAIAKNNIIKLQEENHQLRNDNTIVLMKAQQQLEVTQVDVDVELDTYKQSRQGLDEMYNEARRQLREECQLRQDVENELVVQVSMKQEMDLAMKLLEKDIHEKQDTLIGLRHQLDEVKAINVEMYTKMQTSDDGMKQKNDMITRLEEKTNQITATMKQLEQRLQEAEQDRWTAEDGARKFKHDFANKADSLQKQIAQREKQMLQLEIDLKIEKEWRQTLQNDLERERDIVAQLSAEAQQINGLKKEFHRLQDENSQLKGICEEQEQALEELGCKLSESKLKIEDIKEANKALQGGQVWLNDKDATHCKLCEKEFSISRRKHHCRNCGEIFCNACSDNELPLPASPKPVRVCDTCHALLLQRCSSNAT from the exons ATGTATTCCCCTCAGAGTTTACATCGCTGGGGCATCACTCATAGTGAGAGCATGGAGCGACTTGCATACAGTCAAG CTCTGCGGGACCCTATGTCGATGGAGAGAGCTAACCTGCTGAACATGGCCAAGCTCAGCATCAAAGGCCTGATCGAGTCGGCCCTCAGTTTTGGGCGCACCCTGGACTCCGACTACCCCCCACTCCAGCAGTTCTTCGTTGTCATGGAGCACTGCCTCAAACATGGCCTCAAAG TGAAGAAGTCCTTTCTTGGATACAACAAGTCACTGTGGGGTCCTCTGGAGATGGTGGAGAAGTTGTGTCCTGAGGCAGGAGAGATCGCAGCCAGCGTCAGGGACCTACCAGGACTAAA GACTCCGCTGGGCAGAGCTCGGGCCTGGCTGCGTCTGGCCCTgatgcagaagaggctggctgatTACCTCCGCCTTCTGATCACCAGAAAGGACCTGCTGAG TGATTTCTATGACAACTCTGCTGtgatggtagaggaggagggtgCTGTCATCGTTGGCCTGCTTGTGGGACTCAATGTGATCGATGCCAACCTGTGTGTCAAGGGCGAGGACCTGGATACACAG GTTGGGGTCATTGACTTCTCAATGTACTTGAAAAATGACATTGATGACTACAGAAGTGGAGAAAG AAATGGTCAAATAGCAGCCATCCTAGACCAGAAGAACTATGTTGAAGAATTAAATAGGCAGCTTAA TTCTTCAGTACACGGCTTACAAGGGAGGGTCGATAACTTGGAGAAATCAAACTCTAAACTCATTGAGGAG CTGGCGATTGCAAAAAATAACATAATCAAACTACAAGAGGAGAACCATCAGCTTAGAAATGATAACACTATTGTTCTCATGAAAGCTCAGCAGCAACTTGAG GTGACCCAGGTTGACGTGGATGTGGAGCTGGACACCTATAAGCAGTCAAGGCAGGGCCTTGACGAGATGTACAACGAGGCCAGGAGACAGCTCAGGGAGGAGTGTCAACTACGCCAG GATGTGGAGAATGAGTTGGTGGTGCAGGTGAGCATGAAGCAGGAGATGGATCTGGCCATGAAACTGTTGGAGAAGGACATTCACGAAAAACAGGACACACTGATCGGCCTGCGCCACCAGCTGGATGAAGTCAAGGCCATCAACGTGGAAATGTACACAAAGATGCAG ACTTCTGATGACGGCATGAAACAGAAGAACGATATGATCACTCGTTTGGAGGAGAAGACCAATCAAATCACAGCAACCATGAAACAGCTGGAGCAAAG ATTACAAGAGGCAGAGCAAGACCGCTGGACTGCAGAAGATGGAGCGCGCAAATTCAAGCACGACTTTGCCAACAAAGCTGATAGCCTCCAAAAGCAGATCGCCCAGAGAGAGAAGCAAAT GCTGCAGCTGGAGATAGACCTAAAGATTGAGAAGGAGTGGCGGCAGACCTTACAGAACGACCTGGAGAGGGAACGAGACATCGTTGCCCAGCTCAGTGCTGAAGCCCAGCAAATAAATGGACTTAAAAAG GAGTTCCACAGGCTGCAGGATGAGAACAGCCAGCTGAAGGGGATTTGTGAAGAACAGGAGCAGGCCCTGGAGGAACTGGGCTGCAAACTTAGCGA ATCAAAACTTAAAATCGAAGACATAAAAGAGGCAAATAAAGCTCTTCAG GGAGGGCAGGTCTGGCTGAATGACAAAGATGCTACCCACTGTAAACTTTGTgagaaggagttctccatctctAGGAGAAAG CACCACTGTAGAAACTGTGGGGAGATCTTCTGCAATGCCTGCTCTGACAACGAGCTGCCCCTCCCTGCCTCGCCAAAACCAGTGAGGGTCTGTGATACGTGCCACGCCCTTCTCCTCCAACGCTGCTCCTCCAATGCCACATGA
- the rufy2 gene encoding RUN and FYVE domain-containing protein 2 isoform X2, producing the protein MATPAEQDLALAEAESNKEKSQVFGILRLQEEKSAGEKASTTSTTMMAGDGRWQAPIFALARKASDTFSGSSSHVLAKVAEPTSFVNEWSVQALRDPMSMERANLLNMAKLSIKGLIESALSFGRTLDSDYPPLQQFFVVMEHCLKHGLKVKKSFLGYNKSLWGPLEMVEKLCPEAGEIAASVRDLPGLKTPLGRARAWLRLALMQKRLADYLRLLITRKDLLSDFYDNSAVMVEEEGAVIVGLLVGLNVIDANLCVKGEDLDTQVGVIDFSMYLKNDIDDYRSGERNGQIAAILDQKNYVEELNRQLNSSVHGLQGRVDNLEKSNSKLIEEVTQVDVDVELDTYKQSRQGLDEMYNEARRQLREECQLRQDVENELVVQVSMKQEMDLAMKLLEKDIHEKQDTLIGLRHQLDEVKAINVEMYTKMQTSDDGMKQKNDMITRLEEKTNQITATMKQLEQRLQEAEQDRWTAEDGARKFKHDFANKADSLQKQIAQREKQMLQLEIDLKIEKEWRQTLQNDLERERDIVAQLSAEAQQINGLKKEFHRLQDENSQLKGICEEQEQALEELGCKLSESKLKIEDIKEANKALQGGQVWLNDKDATHCKLCEKEFSISRRKHHCRNCGEIFCNACSDNELPLPASPKPVRVCDTCHALLLQRCSSNAT; encoded by the exons ATGGCGACACCTGCAGAGCAAGACCTTGCATTAGCTGAAGCAGAAAGCAACAAGGAGAAGTCTCAAGTATTTGGAATCCTTAGGTTACAGGAAGAAAAATCGGCCGGTGAAAAAGCTAGCACCACGTCCACGACCATGATGGCAGGGGATGGGAGATGGCAGGCGCCCATATTTGCACTAGCCAGGAAAGCATCGGATACCTTTTCAGGAAGTAGCAGTCATGTTCTGGCAAAGGTAGCGGAACCCACATCTTTTGTAAACGAATGGAGTGTCCAAG CTCTGCGGGACCCTATGTCGATGGAGAGAGCTAACCTGCTGAACATGGCCAAGCTCAGCATCAAAGGCCTGATCGAGTCGGCCCTCAGTTTTGGGCGCACCCTGGACTCCGACTACCCCCCACTCCAGCAGTTCTTCGTTGTCATGGAGCACTGCCTCAAACATGGCCTCAAAG TGAAGAAGTCCTTTCTTGGATACAACAAGTCACTGTGGGGTCCTCTGGAGATGGTGGAGAAGTTGTGTCCTGAGGCAGGAGAGATCGCAGCCAGCGTCAGGGACCTACCAGGACTAAA GACTCCGCTGGGCAGAGCTCGGGCCTGGCTGCGTCTGGCCCTgatgcagaagaggctggctgatTACCTCCGCCTTCTGATCACCAGAAAGGACCTGCTGAG TGATTTCTATGACAACTCTGCTGtgatggtagaggaggagggtgCTGTCATCGTTGGCCTGCTTGTGGGACTCAATGTGATCGATGCCAACCTGTGTGTCAAGGGCGAGGACCTGGATACACAG GTTGGGGTCATTGACTTCTCAATGTACTTGAAAAATGACATTGATGACTACAGAAGTGGAGAAAG AAATGGTCAAATAGCAGCCATCCTAGACCAGAAGAACTATGTTGAAGAATTAAATAGGCAGCTTAA TTCTTCAGTACACGGCTTACAAGGGAGGGTCGATAACTTGGAGAAATCAAACTCTAAACTCATTGAGGAG GTGACCCAGGTTGACGTGGATGTGGAGCTGGACACCTATAAGCAGTCAAGGCAGGGCCTTGACGAGATGTACAACGAGGCCAGGAGACAGCTCAGGGAGGAGTGTCAACTACGCCAG GATGTGGAGAATGAGTTGGTGGTGCAGGTGAGCATGAAGCAGGAGATGGATCTGGCCATGAAACTGTTGGAGAAGGACATTCACGAAAAACAGGACACACTGATCGGCCTGCGCCACCAGCTGGATGAAGTCAAGGCCATCAACGTGGAAATGTACACAAAGATGCAG ACTTCTGATGACGGCATGAAACAGAAGAACGATATGATCACTCGTTTGGAGGAGAAGACCAATCAAATCACAGCAACCATGAAACAGCTGGAGCAAAG ATTACAAGAGGCAGAGCAAGACCGCTGGACTGCAGAAGATGGAGCGCGCAAATTCAAGCACGACTTTGCCAACAAAGCTGATAGCCTCCAAAAGCAGATCGCCCAGAGAGAGAAGCAAAT GCTGCAGCTGGAGATAGACCTAAAGATTGAGAAGGAGTGGCGGCAGACCTTACAGAACGACCTGGAGAGGGAACGAGACATCGTTGCCCAGCTCAGTGCTGAAGCCCAGCAAATAAATGGACTTAAAAAG GAGTTCCACAGGCTGCAGGATGAGAACAGCCAGCTGAAGGGGATTTGTGAAGAACAGGAGCAGGCCCTGGAGGAACTGGGCTGCAAACTTAGCGA ATCAAAACTTAAAATCGAAGACATAAAAGAGGCAAATAAAGCTCTTCAG GGAGGGCAGGTCTGGCTGAATGACAAAGATGCTACCCACTGTAAACTTTGTgagaaggagttctccatctctAGGAGAAAG CACCACTGTAGAAACTGTGGGGAGATCTTCTGCAATGCCTGCTCTGACAACGAGCTGCCCCTCCCTGCCTCGCCAAAACCAGTGAGGGTCTGTGATACGTGCCACGCCCTTCTCCTCCAACGCTGCTCCTCCAATGCCACATGA
- the rufy2 gene encoding RUN and FYVE domain-containing protein 2 isoform X1, translated as MATPAEQDLALAEAESNKEKSQVFGILRLQEEKSAGEKASTTSTTMMAGDGRWQAPIFALARKASDTFSGSSSHVLAKVAEPTSFVNEWSVQALRDPMSMERANLLNMAKLSIKGLIESALSFGRTLDSDYPPLQQFFVVMEHCLKHGLKVKKSFLGYNKSLWGPLEMVEKLCPEAGEIAASVRDLPGLKTPLGRARAWLRLALMQKRLADYLRLLITRKDLLSDFYDNSAVMVEEEGAVIVGLLVGLNVIDANLCVKGEDLDTQVGVIDFSMYLKNDIDDYRSGERNGQIAAILDQKNYVEELNRQLNSSVHGLQGRVDNLEKSNSKLIEELAIAKNNIIKLQEENHQLRNDNTIVLMKAQQQLEVTQVDVDVELDTYKQSRQGLDEMYNEARRQLREECQLRQDVENELVVQVSMKQEMDLAMKLLEKDIHEKQDTLIGLRHQLDEVKAINVEMYTKMQTSDDGMKQKNDMITRLEEKTNQITATMKQLEQRLQEAEQDRWTAEDGARKFKHDFANKADSLQKQIAQREKQMLQLEIDLKIEKEWRQTLQNDLERERDIVAQLSAEAQQINGLKKEFHRLQDENSQLKGICEEQEQALEELGCKLSESKLKIEDIKEANKALQGGQVWLNDKDATHCKLCEKEFSISRRKHHCRNCGEIFCNACSDNELPLPASPKPVRVCDTCHALLLQRCSSNAT; from the exons ATGGCGACACCTGCAGAGCAAGACCTTGCATTAGCTGAAGCAGAAAGCAACAAGGAGAAGTCTCAAGTATTTGGAATCCTTAGGTTACAGGAAGAAAAATCGGCCGGTGAAAAAGCTAGCACCACGTCCACGACCATGATGGCAGGGGATGGGAGATGGCAGGCGCCCATATTTGCACTAGCCAGGAAAGCATCGGATACCTTTTCAGGAAGTAGCAGTCATGTTCTGGCAAAGGTAGCGGAACCCACATCTTTTGTAAACGAATGGAGTGTCCAAG CTCTGCGGGACCCTATGTCGATGGAGAGAGCTAACCTGCTGAACATGGCCAAGCTCAGCATCAAAGGCCTGATCGAGTCGGCCCTCAGTTTTGGGCGCACCCTGGACTCCGACTACCCCCCACTCCAGCAGTTCTTCGTTGTCATGGAGCACTGCCTCAAACATGGCCTCAAAG TGAAGAAGTCCTTTCTTGGATACAACAAGTCACTGTGGGGTCCTCTGGAGATGGTGGAGAAGTTGTGTCCTGAGGCAGGAGAGATCGCAGCCAGCGTCAGGGACCTACCAGGACTAAA GACTCCGCTGGGCAGAGCTCGGGCCTGGCTGCGTCTGGCCCTgatgcagaagaggctggctgatTACCTCCGCCTTCTGATCACCAGAAAGGACCTGCTGAG TGATTTCTATGACAACTCTGCTGtgatggtagaggaggagggtgCTGTCATCGTTGGCCTGCTTGTGGGACTCAATGTGATCGATGCCAACCTGTGTGTCAAGGGCGAGGACCTGGATACACAG GTTGGGGTCATTGACTTCTCAATGTACTTGAAAAATGACATTGATGACTACAGAAGTGGAGAAAG AAATGGTCAAATAGCAGCCATCCTAGACCAGAAGAACTATGTTGAAGAATTAAATAGGCAGCTTAA TTCTTCAGTACACGGCTTACAAGGGAGGGTCGATAACTTGGAGAAATCAAACTCTAAACTCATTGAGGAG CTGGCGATTGCAAAAAATAACATAATCAAACTACAAGAGGAGAACCATCAGCTTAGAAATGATAACACTATTGTTCTCATGAAAGCTCAGCAGCAACTTGAG GTGACCCAGGTTGACGTGGATGTGGAGCTGGACACCTATAAGCAGTCAAGGCAGGGCCTTGACGAGATGTACAACGAGGCCAGGAGACAGCTCAGGGAGGAGTGTCAACTACGCCAG GATGTGGAGAATGAGTTGGTGGTGCAGGTGAGCATGAAGCAGGAGATGGATCTGGCCATGAAACTGTTGGAGAAGGACATTCACGAAAAACAGGACACACTGATCGGCCTGCGCCACCAGCTGGATGAAGTCAAGGCCATCAACGTGGAAATGTACACAAAGATGCAG ACTTCTGATGACGGCATGAAACAGAAGAACGATATGATCACTCGTTTGGAGGAGAAGACCAATCAAATCACAGCAACCATGAAACAGCTGGAGCAAAG ATTACAAGAGGCAGAGCAAGACCGCTGGACTGCAGAAGATGGAGCGCGCAAATTCAAGCACGACTTTGCCAACAAAGCTGATAGCCTCCAAAAGCAGATCGCCCAGAGAGAGAAGCAAAT GCTGCAGCTGGAGATAGACCTAAAGATTGAGAAGGAGTGGCGGCAGACCTTACAGAACGACCTGGAGAGGGAACGAGACATCGTTGCCCAGCTCAGTGCTGAAGCCCAGCAAATAAATGGACTTAAAAAG GAGTTCCACAGGCTGCAGGATGAGAACAGCCAGCTGAAGGGGATTTGTGAAGAACAGGAGCAGGCCCTGGAGGAACTGGGCTGCAAACTTAGCGA ATCAAAACTTAAAATCGAAGACATAAAAGAGGCAAATAAAGCTCTTCAG GGAGGGCAGGTCTGGCTGAATGACAAAGATGCTACCCACTGTAAACTTTGTgagaaggagttctccatctctAGGAGAAAG CACCACTGTAGAAACTGTGGGGAGATCTTCTGCAATGCCTGCTCTGACAACGAGCTGCCCCTCCCTGCCTCGCCAAAACCAGTGAGGGTCTGTGATACGTGCCACGCCCTTCTCCTCCAACGCTGCTCCTCCAATGCCACATGA
- the rufy2 gene encoding RUN and FYVE domain-containing protein 2 isoform X4 translates to MATPAEQDLALAEAESNKEKSQVFGILRLQEEKSAGEKASTTSTTMMAGDGRWQAPIFALARKASDTFSGSSSHVLAKVAEPTSFVNEWSVQALRDPMSMERANLLNMAKLSIKGLIESALSFGRTLDSDYPPLQQFFVVMEHCLKHGLKVKKSFLGYNKSLWGPLEMVEKLCPEAGEIAASVRDLPGLKTPLGRARAWLRLALMQKRLADYLRLLITRKDLLSDFYDNSAVMVEEEGAVIVGLLVGLNVIDANLCVKGEDLDTQVGVIDFSMYLKNDIDDYRSGERNGQIAAILDQKNYVEELNRQLNSSVHGLQGRVDNLEKSNSKLIEELAIAKNNIIKLQEENHQLRNDNTIVLMKAQQQLEVTQVDVDVELDTYKQSRQGLDEMYNEARRQLREECQLRQDVENELVVQVSMKQEMDLAMKLLEKDIHEKQDTLIGLRHQLDEVKAINVEMYTKMQTSDDGMKQKNDMITRLEEKTNQITATMKQLEQSDKDLLSQTRTLAMSFVKCASTDTENQYKLVKDISF, encoded by the exons ATGGCGACACCTGCAGAGCAAGACCTTGCATTAGCTGAAGCAGAAAGCAACAAGGAGAAGTCTCAAGTATTTGGAATCCTTAGGTTACAGGAAGAAAAATCGGCCGGTGAAAAAGCTAGCACCACGTCCACGACCATGATGGCAGGGGATGGGAGATGGCAGGCGCCCATATTTGCACTAGCCAGGAAAGCATCGGATACCTTTTCAGGAAGTAGCAGTCATGTTCTGGCAAAGGTAGCGGAACCCACATCTTTTGTAAACGAATGGAGTGTCCAAG CTCTGCGGGACCCTATGTCGATGGAGAGAGCTAACCTGCTGAACATGGCCAAGCTCAGCATCAAAGGCCTGATCGAGTCGGCCCTCAGTTTTGGGCGCACCCTGGACTCCGACTACCCCCCACTCCAGCAGTTCTTCGTTGTCATGGAGCACTGCCTCAAACATGGCCTCAAAG TGAAGAAGTCCTTTCTTGGATACAACAAGTCACTGTGGGGTCCTCTGGAGATGGTGGAGAAGTTGTGTCCTGAGGCAGGAGAGATCGCAGCCAGCGTCAGGGACCTACCAGGACTAAA GACTCCGCTGGGCAGAGCTCGGGCCTGGCTGCGTCTGGCCCTgatgcagaagaggctggctgatTACCTCCGCCTTCTGATCACCAGAAAGGACCTGCTGAG TGATTTCTATGACAACTCTGCTGtgatggtagaggaggagggtgCTGTCATCGTTGGCCTGCTTGTGGGACTCAATGTGATCGATGCCAACCTGTGTGTCAAGGGCGAGGACCTGGATACACAG GTTGGGGTCATTGACTTCTCAATGTACTTGAAAAATGACATTGATGACTACAGAAGTGGAGAAAG AAATGGTCAAATAGCAGCCATCCTAGACCAGAAGAACTATGTTGAAGAATTAAATAGGCAGCTTAA TTCTTCAGTACACGGCTTACAAGGGAGGGTCGATAACTTGGAGAAATCAAACTCTAAACTCATTGAGGAG CTGGCGATTGCAAAAAATAACATAATCAAACTACAAGAGGAGAACCATCAGCTTAGAAATGATAACACTATTGTTCTCATGAAAGCTCAGCAGCAACTTGAG GTGACCCAGGTTGACGTGGATGTGGAGCTGGACACCTATAAGCAGTCAAGGCAGGGCCTTGACGAGATGTACAACGAGGCCAGGAGACAGCTCAGGGAGGAGTGTCAACTACGCCAG GATGTGGAGAATGAGTTGGTGGTGCAGGTGAGCATGAAGCAGGAGATGGATCTGGCCATGAAACTGTTGGAGAAGGACATTCACGAAAAACAGGACACACTGATCGGCCTGCGCCACCAGCTGGATGAAGTCAAGGCCATCAACGTGGAAATGTACACAAAGATGCAG ACTTCTGATGACGGCATGAAACAGAAGAACGATATGATCACTCGTTTGGAGGAGAAGACCAATCAAATCACAGCAACCATGAAACAGCTGGAGCAAAG TGATAAAGATTTGCTAAGCCAGACACGCACACTCGCCATGTCATTTGTAAAATGTGCCAGCACAGACACTGAGAACCAATACAAGCTTGTTAAAGACATCTCTTTCTGA